The following are from one region of the Pseudodesulfovibrio piezophilus C1TLV30 genome:
- the fabF gene encoding beta-ketoacyl-ACP synthase II produces MNRVVVTSVAAITPIGNDVETSWQNLLAGKSGIGPITRFDPADFATQIAGEIKDFDPTVFINKKEARRMETFTQYAVCATKQLFENAGWTIPEEEKDRAGTIIGVGLGGLQSIEDMHAKLLKKGPGRISPFFIPILIANMAAGQVSIEAGAMGPNICTTTACASGTHAVGAAYTDIAIGRADVMICGGAESTITQLGVAGFNSMKALSVRNDEPELASRPFDADRSGFVMGEGAGLLLLESLDHAKARGAEILAEVVGFGASGDAYHMTAPPEDGAGMALAMTAAVREAKIDPSEIDHINAHGTSTKLNDLCETRAIKKVFGDHAYNIDICANKSQIGHLLGAAGGVESAFAVKTLVEGIIPGTINRDTPDPDCDLDVCADGPREKQVNYVLSNSFGFGGTNACILFKRFAD; encoded by the coding sequence ATGAATAGGGTTGTCGTCACGAGCGTTGCGGCCATCACTCCGATCGGCAATGACGTTGAGACCAGTTGGCAGAATCTTCTGGCAGGCAAGTCCGGTATTGGCCCGATCACTCGGTTCGATCCTGCGGATTTTGCTACCCAGATTGCCGGTGAAATCAAGGATTTCGATCCCACTGTTTTCATCAACAAAAAAGAAGCACGCCGCATGGAGACTTTTACCCAATATGCGGTCTGTGCCACAAAGCAGCTTTTCGAGAACGCTGGGTGGACCATTCCCGAGGAAGAAAAGGATCGCGCCGGAACCATTATCGGCGTGGGCCTGGGTGGTCTCCAGTCCATTGAGGACATGCATGCCAAGCTGTTGAAAAAAGGTCCGGGGCGAATCTCGCCTTTCTTCATTCCCATCCTCATTGCCAACATGGCCGCCGGTCAGGTGTCCATTGAGGCAGGAGCCATGGGGCCGAATATCTGCACGACCACGGCTTGTGCCTCCGGTACTCATGCCGTGGGTGCGGCTTATACTGATATCGCCATTGGGCGGGCAGACGTCATGATCTGTGGTGGAGCTGAATCCACTATTACGCAACTTGGCGTTGCAGGGTTCAACTCCATGAAGGCTTTGTCCGTGCGCAACGACGAGCCGGAGCTTGCATCCCGTCCTTTTGACGCGGACCGGAGTGGTTTCGTCATGGGTGAAGGCGCTGGACTGCTGTTGCTTGAGTCTCTTGATCATGCCAAGGCTCGCGGTGCTGAAATTCTGGCCGAAGTGGTCGGATTTGGCGCTTCGGGCGATGCCTATCACATGACAGCACCGCCCGAAGACGGCGCAGGCATGGCGCTGGCCATGACGGCTGCTGTTCGGGAGGCTAAGATAGATCCCAGTGAGATCGATCATATCAATGCGCACGGAACTTCCACCAAGTTGAATGACCTATGCGAAACCAGGGCCATTAAAAAGGTCTTTGGTGATCATGCCTATAATATTGATATCTGTGCCAACAAATCCCAGATAGGGCATTTGCTGGGCGCAGCCGGTGGTGTTGAATCGGCATTTGCCGTCAAAACCCTGGTCGAGGGTATCATTCCCGGCACCATAAACCGCGACACTCCCGATCCTGATTGCGACCTTGATGTGTGCGCTGACGGACCGCGAGAAAAACAGGTCAATTATGTGCTTTCGAATTCATTCGGATTCGGTGGCACGAATGCTTGTATACTCTTCAAGCGTTTTGCAGACTAA
- the glyA gene encoding serine hydroxymethyltransferase, translating to MEELLLQDPAVAKTIISEAERQVTKLELIASENFVSTAVRQAQGSVMTHKYAEGYPGKRWYGGCEFVDQVEELARDRAKELFEAAYVNVQPHSGSQANMAVYFAACKPGDTVLGMDLSHGGHLTHGSPVNFSGKLFNMVHYGVSRETQTIDYDQVEALAKEHKPSLIIAGASAYPRIIDFARFRKIADEVGAKLLVDMAHIAGLIAAGEHPSCIEHAHYTTTTTHKTLRGPRGGMILSNEDLEQELNSNIFPGIQGGPLMHVIAAKAVAFGEALSPGFIEYQQQVVKNAKQLAASLQEAGHKLVSGGTDNHMMLLDLSELDYTGKDAQIALDKAGITANKNTIPFETKSPFQTSGIRIGTPALTTRGMIEEDMIVVAEAITAALNNINDDKILKEISVEVEEFAQEFPLFAW from the coding sequence ATGGAAGAGCTGTTACTCCAAGACCCGGCAGTGGCCAAAACAATCATCTCCGAAGCTGAACGGCAGGTGACCAAGCTGGAACTCATTGCCAGCGAAAATTTCGTCTCTACTGCTGTTCGTCAGGCCCAGGGAAGCGTCATGACCCACAAGTACGCCGAAGGGTATCCGGGCAAGCGTTGGTATGGAGGGTGTGAATTCGTTGATCAGGTCGAAGAATTGGCTCGTGACCGCGCCAAGGAATTGTTCGAAGCCGCATATGTCAATGTGCAGCCCCACTCCGGTTCACAGGCAAATATGGCTGTCTATTTTGCTGCATGCAAGCCCGGCGACACCGTGCTTGGTATGGATCTTTCACACGGTGGACACCTGACTCATGGGTCCCCGGTCAATTTCTCCGGTAAGCTTTTCAATATGGTTCATTATGGTGTTTCCCGCGAAACCCAGACCATCGATTATGATCAGGTGGAGGCGCTTGCCAAGGAGCACAAGCCCTCACTCATCATAGCAGGTGCCTCAGCCTACCCACGGATAATCGACTTTGCTCGATTCCGTAAGATTGCCGATGAAGTCGGAGCAAAGTTGCTTGTCGACATGGCCCACATAGCCGGTCTTATCGCCGCTGGTGAGCATCCGAGCTGCATTGAGCATGCCCACTACACCACGACCACCACGCACAAAACCTTGCGCGGTCCTCGTGGAGGTATGATTCTTTCCAATGAAGATTTGGAACAGGAACTGAATTCGAACATCTTCCCCGGTATCCAGGGCGGCCCGCTCATGCATGTCATCGCTGCCAAGGCTGTTGCCTTTGGTGAAGCTCTGTCCCCCGGATTTATCGAGTATCAGCAGCAGGTCGTCAAGAATGCCAAGCAGCTTGCCGCATCACTTCAGGAAGCGGGGCACAAGCTCGTCTCCGGTGGTACTGATAACCACATGATGTTGCTTGACCTTTCCGAACTAGATTACACCGGTAAAGATGCTCAGATCGCCCTCGACAAGGCAGGAATCACCGCCAATAAGAACACTATTCCGTTCGAAACAAAGTCTCCGTTCCAGACGTCGGGTATCCGCATCGGAACCCCGGCTCTGACCACTCGTGGCATGATTGAAGAAGATATGATTGTTGTTGCTGAGGCCATTACTGCCGCATTGAACAACATTAATGATGATAAGATTCTCAAGGAAATCAGCGTGGAAGTTGAAGAGTTCGCTCAGGAATTCCCGCTTTTCGCCTGGTAG
- the ftsA gene encoding cell division protein FtsA, with protein MARNDLIVGLDVGTTKICTVVGEASDNGVDIIGIGTAPSTGLRRGVVVNIEKTVQCIKKSLEDAELMAGCDIRSVYAGIAGSHIQGFNSHGVIAVKGGEVTQLDVDRVIEAAKAIAIPMDREVLHTLPQEFIVDDQRGIADPLGMAGVRLEVKVHIVTGAVTSAQNIIRSCNRSGLDVSNIVLESLASSQAVLSPEEREIGVALVDIGGGTTDIAIFSKDSIKHTSVLALGGHNLTNDIAYGLRTPMMSAEKIKMDYGCAMADLVTTDEIIEVPSVGGRESRKMSKRVLAEICEPRCEEILALVDQELLKSGFKNMIAAGVVLTGGTCLIDGMQELAEQIFDLPVRIGTPGEGIGGLTEEVRSPKYATAVGLLLHGAEEEGLQRVRPFKIRDDSGFDRILSRMKKWFTDIA; from the coding sequence ATGGCCAGAAACGATCTCATCGTGGGCCTTGACGTAGGCACCACCAAAATATGCACAGTGGTAGGCGAAGCCAGTGATAACGGTGTCGACATCATCGGCATCGGCACTGCCCCCTCCACCGGACTGCGACGCGGCGTTGTCGTGAATATCGAGAAGACAGTCCAGTGCATCAAGAAATCCCTCGAAGACGCCGAGCTGATGGCAGGATGCGATATCCGCTCCGTCTACGCCGGTATCGCCGGGAGTCACATTCAAGGCTTCAATTCGCATGGCGTCATCGCGGTCAAAGGCGGTGAAGTCACGCAGCTTGATGTGGACCGGGTTATCGAGGCTGCCAAAGCCATCGCCATCCCGATGGACAGGGAGGTTCTCCACACCCTGCCCCAGGAATTCATCGTGGATGATCAACGCGGAATCGCCGATCCTCTGGGTATGGCCGGAGTTCGGCTTGAAGTGAAGGTTCATATCGTCACCGGAGCCGTCACCTCTGCCCAGAACATCATCCGTTCCTGCAATCGGTCAGGCCTTGATGTTTCTAATATCGTGCTGGAATCCCTGGCCTCAAGCCAGGCTGTGCTTTCACCAGAAGAACGAGAGATCGGTGTGGCCCTTGTCGACATAGGCGGCGGAACCACGGACATCGCCATTTTCTCAAAGGACTCCATCAAGCACACCTCGGTGCTGGCATTGGGCGGGCACAACCTGACCAATGACATTGCCTACGGACTGCGGACTCCCATGATGAGCGCTGAGAAGATCAAAATGGATTACGGCTGCGCCATGGCTGACCTCGTAACCACGGATGAAATCATCGAAGTGCCGAGTGTCGGAGGACGCGAATCCCGCAAGATGAGCAAACGGGTTCTGGCTGAGATTTGCGAGCCGCGCTGTGAGGAAATCCTCGCCCTGGTAGACCAGGAACTGCTCAAGTCCGGTTTCAAGAACATGATCGCAGCGGGCGTCGTTCTTACCGGCGGAACCTGCCTGATCGACGGCATGCAGGAATTAGCCGAGCAAATATTTGACCTGCCGGTCCGCATCGGCACACCAGGCGAAGGCATCGGAGGCCTGACAGAGGAAGTCAGAAGCCCCAAATACGCCACCGCTGTTGGCCTGCTGCTCCATGGAGCAGAAGAAGAAGGCCTGCAAAGAGTGCGGCCCTTCAAAATCCGCGATGATTCCGGTTTTGACCGCATCCTGTCGCGGATGAAGAAGTGGTTTACAGACATCGCCTAG
- the ftsZ gene encoding cell division protein FtsZ, whose amino-acid sequence MEYFEIEHDTNAKIKVVGCGGGGGNAVNNMIQSALKGVKFIVANTDHQDINKSLAEHKIQIGEKLTKGLGAGANPEIGRSAAMESVDLIREALEGSDMVFITAGMGGGTGTGSAPVVAEVAREMGALTVGVVTKPFYFEGKRRLQQAEEGARALADVVDSIITIPNDRLLQLAAKKASFSDMLKKADEVLYYAVKGIADLITVHGLINLDFADVKAAMASSGMALMGTGIASGESRAKEAAMKAITSPLLEDVSIEGAKGVLINITCGPDMLIDEVSEAADIIYKEAHDDAEIFFGTVFDPDAGDEMRITVIATGIETAMEEPEPVLSKAEQQKMLLLGPRGTAKNVEQAKRPGHQRVINTDRNIPAYLRKAGGELNTTELPKQPIAKRAAVGAAPGEEEFIFDDAEENFDVPAFIRKNVD is encoded by the coding sequence ATGGAATACTTTGAAATCGAACATGACACCAATGCCAAGATCAAGGTCGTAGGCTGCGGTGGCGGCGGCGGTAATGCTGTCAACAACATGATCCAGTCAGCGCTCAAGGGCGTCAAGTTCATCGTGGCCAATACTGATCACCAGGACATCAACAAATCTCTGGCTGAGCACAAGATTCAGATTGGCGAAAAACTGACAAAAGGACTGGGCGCGGGTGCGAACCCCGAAATAGGCCGTTCTGCTGCCATGGAATCTGTTGACCTGATCCGTGAGGCTCTGGAAGGCTCTGATATGGTCTTCATCACAGCCGGAATGGGGGGCGGGACCGGAACCGGCTCTGCACCGGTTGTGGCCGAAGTCGCGCGCGAAATGGGCGCACTCACCGTCGGTGTGGTGACCAAGCCCTTCTACTTTGAAGGAAAACGCCGCCTTCAGCAGGCCGAAGAAGGCGCACGTGCTTTGGCGGATGTAGTTGACTCCATCATCACCATCCCCAATGACCGCCTGCTTCAGTTAGCTGCGAAAAAGGCATCTTTCTCGGATATGCTCAAGAAAGCTGATGAAGTACTTTACTATGCAGTCAAAGGTATCGCAGACCTGATCACCGTCCACGGCCTGATCAACCTCGACTTTGCCGATGTGAAGGCCGCCATGGCTTCCTCTGGAATGGCACTGATGGGAACCGGCATTGCTTCTGGAGAATCCCGTGCCAAGGAAGCCGCCATGAAGGCGATTACCAGCCCTCTGCTGGAAGACGTCTCCATTGAAGGGGCCAAAGGCGTCCTCATCAACATCACCTGTGGCCCGGATATGCTCATTGATGAGGTCTCTGAAGCCGCTGATATTATTTACAAGGAAGCGCATGACGATGCCGAGATCTTTTTCGGTACCGTCTTCGACCCCGATGCGGGCGACGAAATGCGTATCACCGTCATCGCCACCGGCATTGAAACCGCCATGGAAGAACCGGAGCCTGTGCTGAGCAAGGCTGAGCAGCAGAAAATGTTGCTCCTCGGACCCCGCGGTACAGCCAAGAATGTCGAGCAGGCCAAACGCCCCGGGCACCAGCGCGTCATCAATACTGACCGCAATATCCCGGCGTATCTGCGCAAGGCTGGTGGCGAACTTAACACCACCGAACTGCCCAAACAGCCCATCGCCAAGCGTGCGGCAGTGGGAGCAGCCCCCGGTGAGGAGGAGTTTATCTTTGACGATGCAGAAGAGAACTTCGATGTCCCGGCCTTCATTCGCAAGAATGTTGACTAG
- a CDS encoding cell division protein FtsQ/DivIB, whose protein sequence is MSTLTMGKQNRLKIGSKSGNKLHKKKKQNRSLTGTGQILMRFIMTLLGLSLIATLGVGLLYGYRFITSTAYFNLKEIQVTGTSRLTYGDVLSQGNVNLGLNCLEMNVGEVENKLSRNPWIKNVTVRRQFPSTLRINVTEKIPMFWIRQGAGLYFADARGKVIAPMHPGETASLPILSVAESIDDGAEVLSGILKKIQNRQTPFTQDQTAWIKLTSAHEIEIYLDGHAGGQGLTVRLSMDRWELQLERLKIAWGDMMRRGEFKNAAIIAASGDKIWVKKRPSRG, encoded by the coding sequence ATGAGTACCTTAACCATGGGCAAACAGAACCGATTGAAAATCGGCTCAAAAAGCGGCAACAAGCTGCACAAAAAGAAAAAACAAAACCGCAGCCTCACAGGGACCGGCCAAATCCTCATGCGTTTCATCATGACGCTCCTCGGCCTTTCCCTGATCGCCACCCTTGGGGTGGGACTGCTGTACGGCTATCGCTTCATCACCTCCACGGCGTATTTCAACCTCAAGGAAATTCAGGTGACAGGCACCAGCAGACTGACCTATGGAGACGTCCTCAGCCAGGGGAATGTCAATCTTGGCCTCAACTGCCTGGAGATGAATGTCGGCGAAGTAGAAAATAAACTCTCAAGGAATCCGTGGATTAAAAATGTGACCGTGCGGCGGCAGTTCCCTTCCACCCTGCGTATCAATGTAACCGAAAAAATCCCCATGTTCTGGATACGCCAGGGAGCCGGATTATACTTCGCGGATGCCAGGGGCAAAGTCATCGCCCCCATGCATCCTGGTGAAACGGCCTCTCTTCCTATTCTCTCTGTGGCTGAATCCATTGATGACGGGGCCGAAGTCTTGAGCGGCATCCTCAAAAAAATCCAGAATCGTCAAACACCGTTTACACAGGATCAGACCGCATGGATCAAACTGACGAGTGCCCATGAAATAGAAATTTATCTGGATGGTCACGCCGGAGGCCAGGGATTGACCGTCCGGTTATCCATGGATCGGTGGGAACTCCAATTGGAACGACTGAAAATTGCCTGGGGTGATATGATGCGCCGGGGTGAGTTCAAGAACGCGGCCATCATAGCGGCCAGCGGCGATAAAATATGGGTCAAAAAGCGTCCGAGCCGAGGCTAG
- the murC gene encoding UDP-N-acetylmuramate--L-alanine ligase has protein sequence MAAAQGPYLTVSGEACPAMRARVNNIHMVGIGGSGMNGIAEVLINMGFTITGSDLSASAAVRRLEKLGATVFIGHGADNVGDAEVLIKSTAIPDKNPEVIAAKERGIPIIPRAEMLAELMRLRTGVAIAGTHGKTTTTSLLATIFTEAGLDPTVIIGGKLNTFGANARLGEGDYLIAEADESDGSFLLLSPIITVVTNVDRDHMDFYADQQAIDDSFTKFMNSIPFYGMNVVCGDDEGVQRLLPNIKRPCLTYGLGPKNKLRGEIISSHLRSIFRVYLDGKEWGEVTVAQPGVHNVLNALACIGVALEAGLEKKDIINGLSNFGGVGRRFERKGERKGVMVVDDYGHHPAEILATLKTAKECFPDRRLVIAFQPHRFSRTQALFGDFCKVFAEADLLMLTEIYPASESPIPGVSGLSLAQGIKQVSETKVHFFPDFDALEKRLKDTLKPGDLFITQGAGSIWQIGENWLNQADTPDLEEESGENEV, from the coding sequence ATGGCAGCAGCACAGGGACCATACCTTACAGTGAGCGGAGAAGCGTGTCCGGCAATGCGGGCACGAGTCAACAATATCCACATGGTGGGCATTGGCGGTTCGGGCATGAACGGCATTGCCGAAGTTCTCATCAATATGGGATTCACCATCACAGGCTCGGACCTCTCGGCATCAGCCGCAGTGCGAAGGCTTGAAAAACTGGGCGCTACCGTTTTCATCGGACACGGGGCGGATAACGTCGGAGATGCGGAAGTCCTGATCAAGTCCACAGCCATACCGGACAAGAATCCTGAAGTCATTGCGGCCAAGGAGCGCGGTATCCCCATCATCCCCCGCGCCGAAATGCTGGCCGAGCTGATGCGACTGCGGACCGGCGTCGCCATTGCCGGAACCCACGGCAAAACCACCACGACATCCCTGCTGGCGACCATCTTCACTGAAGCAGGGCTTGATCCGACGGTCATTATCGGCGGCAAGCTCAATACCTTCGGAGCCAATGCCCGTCTTGGCGAAGGCGACTATCTCATCGCTGAGGCCGATGAATCCGACGGTTCGTTCCTACTTTTGTCACCGATTATCACTGTCGTTACGAACGTGGACAGGGACCACATGGATTTTTACGCGGATCAGCAGGCCATAGATGATTCCTTTACCAAATTCATGAACTCGATCCCGTTCTACGGCATGAATGTGGTATGCGGTGATGACGAGGGTGTACAACGCCTCCTGCCCAACATCAAACGCCCCTGCCTGACTTACGGACTTGGTCCCAAGAATAAGCTGCGTGGCGAAATCATCAGTTCCCATCTCCGGTCGATTTTTCGGGTTTATCTGGACGGAAAAGAATGGGGAGAAGTCACAGTAGCGCAGCCCGGCGTGCACAATGTTCTCAATGCCCTTGCCTGTATCGGAGTGGCCCTGGAAGCCGGATTGGAAAAGAAAGACATCATCAATGGCCTGTCCAATTTCGGTGGTGTCGGACGCCGGTTCGAACGCAAGGGAGAACGCAAGGGCGTGATGGTTGTGGATGACTACGGTCATCATCCGGCGGAAATTCTTGCGACACTCAAAACAGCCAAGGAATGCTTCCCTGATCGTCGATTGGTTATCGCTTTCCAGCCCCATAGATTCTCTCGAACCCAGGCGCTCTTCGGCGATTTCTGTAAAGTTTTTGCCGAGGCCGATCTACTGATGCTTACTGAAATATATCCGGCCAGCGAATCCCCCATCCCCGGAGTCTCAGGGTTGTCCCTGGCGCAAGGAATCAAGCAGGTTTCCGAAACCAAGGTCCACTTCTTCCCGGACTTCGACGCCCTTGAGAAACGACTCAAGGACACCCTCAAGCCCGGAGACCTGTTCATCACCCAAGGCGCAGGCTCCATTTGGCAGATAGGTGAAAACTGGCTGAATCAGGCCGACACCCCGGATTTGGAAGAGGAATCCGGAGAAAACGAGGTCTAG
- a CDS encoding radical SAM protein, which produces MDERTLYHGVTEPSAPDLGGRLPVAIAVPGGEKNAVSTLGWQSVYRMLSEEPGLAVERVFPDKRGLIDGGDPTTRESQSPLSSFPVIAWSVTFEEDFLILPRTLQAAGVPPLSAERSRLPLVMVGGPPAFLNPAPIAPFVDIFWVGEADNNFIPFFLTLKQLIFDGADRETILDTIKDLPGVYVPGKSQTPVRRVVSSGPGPLVDPGFSCFISGHATFRDTLLLEVNRGCPYGCRFCAAGFIYRPPRNADIDELKRIVELTDPPKIGLVGTALTDWPDLLPFLKWIHGQKKKFSLSSMRADGITEELLIYLRERGIRTITLALEGASERLRNMMSKKLDPEDFLNAVRLCARYGVNHLKMYLIAGWPDETDEDYEELRDFLEKIVQIRSEEPGGRKKHFMRITIGVSSLVPKPFTPFQWAPMTGEEALNRRMKMLTKMVKPYKGVTLHHDNPFQARLQALLARGGEELADFILLAAEHGGWKKALKRWDGDIDATLSRERTKDEFFPWEVIDIGVKREHLWKEWSRSKKAQVSPKCSPKGCTHCVGCGMEKDS; this is translated from the coding sequence ATCGACGAGCGAACCCTGTACCATGGCGTAACGGAGCCAAGCGCTCCGGACCTCGGCGGACGGCTACCCGTAGCGATAGCTGTCCCCGGAGGGGAAAAGAACGCCGTCTCGACCCTCGGTTGGCAATCCGTATACCGGATGCTGAGCGAGGAGCCCGGCCTTGCCGTAGAACGTGTCTTCCCGGACAAGCGAGGGCTGATAGACGGTGGCGATCCTACGACGCGTGAATCACAAAGCCCACTATCCTCATTCCCTGTAATCGCCTGGAGTGTCACTTTCGAGGAGGATTTCCTCATCCTCCCTCGGACGCTCCAGGCTGCGGGCGTTCCGCCTCTTTCGGCGGAACGCTCGCGCCTTCCTCTGGTCATGGTCGGAGGACCGCCCGCCTTTCTGAATCCGGCCCCTATCGCACCCTTTGTGGATATTTTCTGGGTCGGTGAAGCGGACAATAATTTCATCCCATTCTTCCTCACGCTGAAACAACTCATCTTTGACGGTGCAGACCGCGAAACCATTCTCGACACCATCAAAGACCTCCCCGGCGTTTATGTACCCGGCAAGTCGCAAACACCTGTCCGCCGTGTTGTTTCCAGCGGTCCCGGTCCCCTGGTCGATCCCGGATTCTCCTGTTTCATTTCAGGCCATGCCACCTTTCGCGACACACTGCTCCTGGAGGTCAACCGGGGCTGCCCTTACGGCTGTCGCTTTTGTGCCGCCGGATTTATCTACCGTCCTCCCAGAAATGCCGATATCGATGAACTCAAACGCATTGTGGAACTCACTGATCCACCGAAGATAGGGCTTGTGGGGACCGCACTCACGGATTGGCCCGATCTGCTTCCATTTCTTAAATGGATTCACGGACAGAAGAAGAAATTTTCACTCTCGTCCATGCGGGCGGACGGAATTACCGAAGAATTGCTTATCTATTTGCGGGAACGTGGCATACGCACCATTACCCTCGCTCTTGAAGGGGCCAGCGAACGGCTACGTAACATGATGAGCAAAAAGCTCGATCCCGAGGACTTCCTCAATGCAGTCCGTCTCTGTGCCCGCTATGGCGTCAATCATCTCAAGATGTATCTTATTGCCGGGTGGCCCGATGAAACTGATGAGGATTATGAAGAGCTGCGTGATTTCCTCGAAAAGATAGTCCAGATTCGCTCGGAGGAACCTGGAGGCCGCAAAAAGCATTTCATGCGCATCACCATCGGCGTCAGTTCTTTGGTCCCCAAGCCGTTTACACCATTTCAATGGGCACCGATGACAGGCGAAGAGGCACTGAACAGACGAATGAAAATGCTGACCAAAATGGTCAAACCATACAAGGGCGTTACACTCCACCACGACAACCCATTCCAAGCCCGACTACAGGCGCTCTTGGCCCGCGGCGGCGAAGAACTTGCCGACTTCATCCTCCTGGCAGCAGAGCATGGCGGATGGAAAAAAGCGCTCAAACGGTGGGATGGTGATATTGACGCAACTCTATCCCGCGAACGCACCAAGGATGAATTCTTTCCTTGGGAAGTTATCGACATCGGCGTCAAGCGCGAACATCTCTGGAAAGAATGGTCGCGTTCCAAGAAAGCCCAAGTCAGTCCCAAATGTTCACCCAAAGGATGTACTCACTGTGTGGGATGCGGTATGGAGAAAGATTCATAA
- the murB gene encoding UDP-N-acetylmuramate dehydrogenase → MKLELIKNPSFAERTTLGLGGTAEVEIVVRDTRDLDGLGMFLMSNPLRPFVIGEGSNILASDGHHDMALIRTATMPGPERVEKQGKQLIVHCGAGQRLPGLLGWAQMAGLSGLEGLTGIPGSVGGSVAMNAGSYGMEIGDAITRVRLWTPSAGLHWVDAKECIFGYRHFSCGPEASKALIWEVEFSLTESSPKEVRATMKDFYIRKKSTQPVTTRSAGCVFKNPEEKAAGLLLDEAGMKGVSIGGMAFSKMHANFLINLGTGNASDALELVEAGRTAVKTQFGITLETEVIVL, encoded by the coding sequence ATGAAACTTGAACTGATCAAGAATCCGTCATTCGCGGAACGCACGACTTTGGGACTCGGCGGCACAGCCGAGGTCGAAATAGTCGTTCGTGATACGCGTGATCTCGACGGGCTTGGGATGTTCCTCATGTCAAACCCGTTACGACCATTTGTCATTGGTGAAGGAAGCAATATCCTGGCATCCGACGGTCATCATGACATGGCCCTGATACGCACAGCCACCATGCCCGGACCGGAACGAGTCGAGAAGCAAGGAAAACAACTCATCGTTCATTGCGGTGCAGGACAAAGACTTCCTGGGCTGCTCGGTTGGGCACAAATGGCCGGACTCTCCGGTCTGGAAGGCCTCACCGGAATACCTGGATCAGTGGGAGGCAGTGTCGCCATGAACGCAGGGTCCTATGGGATGGAAATAGGTGATGCCATCACCCGAGTCCGTCTCTGGACCCCCTCGGCAGGATTGCACTGGGTTGATGCCAAGGAGTGCATTTTCGGATATCGCCACTTTTCCTGCGGTCCCGAAGCTTCCAAGGCCCTGATTTGGGAAGTGGAGTTCTCCTTGACGGAATCCTCACCCAAGGAAGTGCGGGCAACCATGAAAGATTTCTATATCCGTAAGAAAAGCACACAACCCGTGACGACAAGAAGTGCGGGCTGTGTCTTCAAAAACCCTGAAGAAAAAGCCGCAGGATTGCTCCTCGATGAAGCCGGAATGAAGGGCGTCAGCATCGGAGGCATGGCCTTCTCTAAAATGCATGCAAACTTCCTGATCAACCTTGGCACCGGGAATGCGTCAGATGCTCTGGAGCTTGTCGAAGCAGGACGGACCGCAGTCAAAACACAATTCGGTATCACTCTGGAAACGGAGGTCATCGTTTTATGA
- a CDS encoding acyl carrier protein, translated as MSDVAAKVKEIIVDQLGVSADEVVEGAAFVEDLGADSLDLTELIMAMEEEFDLEIDDEDAQKIIKVQDAISHIEKAV; from the coding sequence ATGTCCGACGTTGCAGCAAAAGTTAAAGAAATTATCGTTGACCAGCTTGGTGTGAGTGCAGATGAAGTTGTTGAAGGTGCCGCCTTCGTTGAAGATCTGGGTGCTGATTCCCTGGATCTGACAGAACTGATCATGGCCATGGAAGAAGAGTTCGACCTGGAAATCGATGATGAAGACGCCCAGAAAATCATCAAGGTTCAGGACGCTATCTCCCACATCGAAAAGGCTGTTTAA